The following are encoded in a window of Pectinophora gossypiella chromosome 8, ilPecGoss1.1, whole genome shotgun sequence genomic DNA:
- the LOC126368648 gene encoding zinc finger protein 271-like isoform X2, with product MNPEHHNINTGGGQPPGNSESQNQRVQAAQQQQQNNLTPTTSATDLRVNTAAVNVALSSVAKYWVFTNLFPGPVSVYGLPAGTRIENGKPVQDLGQTHASILNGDPNIILGHHAGQAQVAVSAAGTQQIPVSQIIAQTQSGQTHVPLVGHSQQQELSVQQAGGATQVTVSSNQQTHQQVPNNRVEFVQHHNIDMGHHSQQHIMQQQLMAAARPEHTNQQIQLTVSEDGIVTVVEPGGGKLVDKDELHEAIKMPGTDHTLTVHQLQQIVGQQVLDSVVRIEQATGEPANILVTHNPDGTTSIEASAADPLIVKDEKSAGKIETAQFAIPAEIKDIKGIDLKSVGAMGMEGAVVKISAGASEHDLHAMYKVNVEDLSQLLAYHEVFGKLNAEGQPQTKQVITEVEVEAGTSAAMPEDSSPGHHSCDLCGKIFQFRYQLIVHRRYHGESKPFTCQVCGSAFANPVELSRHGKCHLATGDQAERHGKRMTQDKPYACTTCHKTFSRKEHLDNHVRSHTGETPYRCQFCAKTFTRKEHMVNHVRKHTGETPHRCDICKKSFTRKEHFMNHVMWHTGETPHHCQICGKKYTRKEHLVNHMRSHTNDTPFRCTLCGKSFTRKEHFTNHILWHTGETPHRCDFCSKTFTRKEHLLNHVRQHTGESPHRCNFCSKSFTRREHLVNHVRQHTGETPFQCGYCPKAFTRKDHLVNHVRQHTGESPHKCTYCTKSFTRKEHLTNHVRQHTGESPHRCSFCAKSFTRKEHLTNHIRQHTGETPHKCTYCPRAFSRKEHLNNHVRQHTGDTPHTCGYCNKSFTRKEHLVNHVRQHTGETPFKCTYCAKSFSRKEHLTNHIHLHTGETPHKCPFCTKTFSRKEHLTNHVRIHTGESPHRCEFCQKTFTRKEHLTNHLKQHTGDTPHACKVCSKPFTRKEHLITHMRSHSCGERPYSCGECGKSFPLKGNLLFHERSHNKGGGGARPFRCDICSKDFMCKGHLVTHRRTHTDAVESGEPPADGEDCGDGVKCEKEPVERKPDIRTSTESRPQAEQQANVAQHQQNTPQTTVMQITSQQVRTAVPTSSGGVTGTFTHTTGAQHHAGAAIAHHPVTVNY from the exons ATGAATCCTGAGCACCACAATATCAATACGGGTGGTGGCCAACCTCCTGGGAATTCCGAG TCGCAGAATCAGAGGGTTCAGGCGGCTCAGCAACAACAGCAGAACAATCTGACTCCTACGACATCTGCCACGGATCTGCGAGTGAACACTGCGGCAGTTAACGTTGCTTTGTCTAGTGTCGCCAAGTATTGGGTATTTACAAATTTGTTCCCCGGGCCGGTGTCCGTGTATGGATTGCCTGCGGGAACCAGAATCGAAAACGGAAAACCTGTACAG GACCTTGGACAAACTCATGCAAGTATACTGAATGGTGACCCCAACATAATTTTGGGACACCATGCTGGGCAGGCTCAAGTGGCTGTCTCCGCTGCGGGGACACAGCAGATCCCTGTCTCCCAgattattgcacaaacacaatCGGGACAGACCCATG TTCCTCTGGTGGGACACAGTCAGCAGCAAGAGCTGTCAGTGCAACAAGCCGGGGGAGCTACACAGGTCACGGTCAGCTCCAACCAGCAAACTCATCAGCAGGTACCCAATAACCGGGTCGAGTTTGTACAACACCATAACATTGATATG GGTCACCACTCGCAACAACACATAATGCAGCAGCAGTTGATGGCTGCTGCCCGCCCTGAACACACCAATCAACAG ATCCAGTTGACAGTGAGTGAAGATGGGATTGTGACCGTTGTGGAGCCAGGTGGTGGGAAACTGGTGGACAAAGACGAGCTTCATGAAGCCATCAAGATGCCTGGCACGGACCACACATTGACTGTGCATCAGCTTCAGCAGATTGTTGGGCAGCAG GTGTTAGACAGCGTGGTTCGCATCGAGCAAGCGACGGGCGAGCCAGCGAACATTCTCGTGACTCACAACCCCGACGGCACCACCTCCATAGAAGCCAGCGCCGCTGATCCCCTCATCGTCAAGGATGAGAAGAGTGCCGGCAAGATTGAGACTGCACAGTTCGCAATACCAGCCGAGATCAAAGATATTAAAGGGATAGATTTGAAG AGTGTCGGCGCAATGGGCATGGAGGGTGCCGTAGTGAAGATCTCCGCCGGCGCGTCGGAGCACGACTTGCACGCGATGTATAAAGTCAACGTGGAGGACTTGTCGCAACTGCTCGCGTATCATGAAGTATTCGGGAAACTCAACGCTGAAGGTCAACCACAGACTAAA CAAGTGATAACAGAAGTGGAAGTGGAAGCAGGCACGAGCGCCGCGATGCCCGAAGACTCGTCACCTGGCCACCACTCGTGCGACCTCTGCGGCAAGATATTCCAGTTCCGTTACCAGCTGATCGTTCACAGGCGGTACCACGGCGAAAGTAAGCCATTCACCTGCCAAGTCTGCGGATCGGCGTTCGCCAACCCTGTAGAGTTATCTAGACACGGGAAATGTCATCTTG CGACGGGCGACCAGGCGGAGAGGCACGGGAAGAGGATGACTCAAGACAAGCCATACGCATGCACCACTTGCCATAAAACGTTCTCCCGTAAGGAGCATCTGGACAACCACGTCCGCAGCCATACCGGCGAGACGCCATACAG ATGCCAGTTTTGCGCGAAGACGTTTACGCGCAAGGAGCACATGGTAAACCACGTCCGGAAACACACGGGCGAGACTCCTCACCGCTGCGATATCTGTAAGAAGAGCTTCACGCGCAAAGAGCACTTCATGAACCACGTTATGTGGCACACAG GTGAAACACCGCATCATTGTCAAATATGTGGCAAGAAGTATACTAGGAAGGAGCATTTAGTGAATCATATGCGGTCGCATACGAACGATACCCCGTTCCGCTGCACGCTCTGTGGCAAGTCCTTCACGAGAAAGGAACACTTCACCAACCACATACTGTGGCATACGG GAGAGACGCCACATCGCTGCGACTTCTGTTCTAAAACATTTACCCGCAAGGAGCACCTACTGAACCACGTGAGGCAGCACACGGGCGAGTCGCCGCACCGCTGCAACTTCTGTTCCAAGTCGTTCACGCGGCGCGAGCATCTCGTCAACCACGTGCGACAACACACCGGGGAGACGCCCTTCCAATGCGGGTACTGCCCCAAGGCGTTCACGAGGAAGGACCATCTCG TGAACCACGTGCGTCAACACACGGGTGAATCCCCGCACAAGTGCACGTATTGCACGAAGTCCTTCACCCGCAAAGAACACCTGACGAACCACGTGAGGCAGCACACCGGCGAGTCGCCGCATCGCTGCTCATTCTGCGCCAAGTCATTCACCAGGAAGGAGCATCTCACTAACCATATCAG ACAACACACTGGGGAGACTCCACACAAGTGCACGTACTGCCCTCGAGCGTTCTCGCGCAAGGAGCATCTCAACAACCACGTGCGCCAACATACCGGGGATACGCCGCACACCTGCGGGTATTGCAACAAGAGCTTCACGCGCAAAGAACACCTCGTCAACCATGTCCG ACAACACACGGGCGAAACTCCGTTCAAGTGCACGTATTGTGCGAAGTCGTTCTCGCGGAAGGAACACCTGACCAACCACATCCACCTTCATACTGGGGAGACGCCACACAAGTGCCCGTTCTGCACCAAAACCTTCTCCCGAAAGGAGCATCTCACCAACCATGTCAG AATACACACGGGCGAGTCGCCGCATCGGTGCGAGTTCTGTCAGAAGACATTCACTCGCAAGGAGCATCTCacgaatcaccttaagcagCATACTGGTGACACGCCGCACGCCTGCAAGGTCTGCTCCAAACCCTTCACGAGAAAGGAACACCTTATCACGCATATGAG ATCACACAGTTGCGGCGAGCGACCCTACAGCTGCGGCGAGTGCGGGAAGTCTTTCCCCCTGAAAGGAAACTTGCTGTTCCACGAGCGATCTCACAACAAAggtggcggcggcgcgcgcccaTTCCGATGCGATATCTGCTCTAAAGACTTCATGTGTAAAG GACACTTGGTGACTCATCGACGCACGCATACGGATGCAGTTGAGTCTGGCGAACCTCCCGCGGACGGCGAAGACTGCGGCGACGGTGTGAAATGTGAAAAGGAGCCCGTGGAACGTAAACCCGATATCAG GACGTCGACGGAAAGCAGGCCGCAAGCAGAGCAGCAAGCTAACGTCGCACAACATCAACAGAACACGCCACAAACTACAGTCATGCAAATTACTAGCCAG CAAGTCCGCACGGCTGTGCCGACGAGTAGCGGCGGCGTGACGGGCACGTTCACGCACACGACGGGCGCGCAGCACCACGCCGGTGCGGCCATCGCCCACCACCCCGTCACTGTCAACTACTAG
- the LOC126368648 gene encoding zinc finger protein 271-like isoform X3, whose protein sequence is MNPEHHNINTGGGQPPGNSESQNQRVQAAQQQQQNNLTPTTSATDLRVNTAAVNVALSSVAKYWVFTNLFPGPVSVYGLPAGTRIENGKPVQDLGQTHASILNGDPNIILGHHAGQAQVAVSAAGTQQIPVSQIIAQTQSGQTHEVPLVGHSQQQELSVQQAGGATQVTVSSNQQTHQQGHHSQQHIMQQQLMAAARPEHTNQQIQLTVSEDGIVTVVEPGGGKLVDKDELHEAIKMPGTDHTLTVHQLQQIVGQQVLDSVVRIEQATGEPANILVTHNPDGTTSIEASAADPLIVKDEKSAGKIETAQFAIPAEIKDIKGIDLKSVGAMGMEGAVVKISAGASEHDLHAMYKVNVEDLSQLLAYHEVFGKLNAEGQPQTKQVITEVEVEAGTSAAMPEDSSPGHHSCDLCGKIFQFRYQLIVHRRYHGESKPFTCQVCGSAFANPVELSRHGKCHLATGDQAERHGKRMTQDKPYACTTCHKTFSRKEHLDNHVRSHTGETPYRCQFCAKTFTRKEHMVNHVRKHTGETPHRCDICKKSFTRKEHFMNHVMWHTGETPHHCQICGKKYTRKEHLVNHMRSHTNDTPFRCTLCGKSFTRKEHFTNHILWHTGETPHRCDFCSKTFTRKEHLLNHVRQHTGESPHRCNFCSKSFTRREHLVNHVRQHTGETPFQCGYCPKAFTRKDHLVNHVRQHTGESPHKCTYCTKSFTRKEHLTNHVRQHTGESPHRCSFCAKSFTRKEHLTNHIRQHTGETPHKCTYCPRAFSRKEHLNNHVRQHTGDTPHTCGYCNKSFTRKEHLVNHVRQHTGETPFKCTYCAKSFSRKEHLTNHIHLHTGETPHKCPFCTKTFSRKEHLTNHVRIHTGESPHRCEFCQKTFTRKEHLTNHLKQHTGDTPHACKVCSKPFTRKEHLITHMRSHSCGERPYSCGECGKSFPLKGNLLFHERSHNKGGGGARPFRCDICSKDFMCKGHLVTHRRTHTDAVESGEPPADGEDCGDGVKCEKEPVERKPDIRTSTESRPQAEQQANVAQHQQNTPQTTVMQITSQQVRTAVPTSSGGVTGTFTHTTGAQHHAGAAIAHHPVTVNY, encoded by the exons ATGAATCCTGAGCACCACAATATCAATACGGGTGGTGGCCAACCTCCTGGGAATTCCGAG TCGCAGAATCAGAGGGTTCAGGCGGCTCAGCAACAACAGCAGAACAATCTGACTCCTACGACATCTGCCACGGATCTGCGAGTGAACACTGCGGCAGTTAACGTTGCTTTGTCTAGTGTCGCCAAGTATTGGGTATTTACAAATTTGTTCCCCGGGCCGGTGTCCGTGTATGGATTGCCTGCGGGAACCAGAATCGAAAACGGAAAACCTGTACAG GACCTTGGACAAACTCATGCAAGTATACTGAATGGTGACCCCAACATAATTTTGGGACACCATGCTGGGCAGGCTCAAGTGGCTGTCTCCGCTGCGGGGACACAGCAGATCCCTGTCTCCCAgattattgcacaaacacaatCGGGACAGACCCATG AAGTTCCTCTGGTGGGACACAGTCAGCAGCAAGAGCTGTCAGTGCAACAAGCCGGGGGAGCTACACAGGTCACGGTCAGCTCCAACCAGCAAACTCATCAGCAG GGTCACCACTCGCAACAACACATAATGCAGCAGCAGTTGATGGCTGCTGCCCGCCCTGAACACACCAATCAACAG ATCCAGTTGACAGTGAGTGAAGATGGGATTGTGACCGTTGTGGAGCCAGGTGGTGGGAAACTGGTGGACAAAGACGAGCTTCATGAAGCCATCAAGATGCCTGGCACGGACCACACATTGACTGTGCATCAGCTTCAGCAGATTGTTGGGCAGCAG GTGTTAGACAGCGTGGTTCGCATCGAGCAAGCGACGGGCGAGCCAGCGAACATTCTCGTGACTCACAACCCCGACGGCACCACCTCCATAGAAGCCAGCGCCGCTGATCCCCTCATCGTCAAGGATGAGAAGAGTGCCGGCAAGATTGAGACTGCACAGTTCGCAATACCAGCCGAGATCAAAGATATTAAAGGGATAGATTTGAAG AGTGTCGGCGCAATGGGCATGGAGGGTGCCGTAGTGAAGATCTCCGCCGGCGCGTCGGAGCACGACTTGCACGCGATGTATAAAGTCAACGTGGAGGACTTGTCGCAACTGCTCGCGTATCATGAAGTATTCGGGAAACTCAACGCTGAAGGTCAACCACAGACTAAA CAAGTGATAACAGAAGTGGAAGTGGAAGCAGGCACGAGCGCCGCGATGCCCGAAGACTCGTCACCTGGCCACCACTCGTGCGACCTCTGCGGCAAGATATTCCAGTTCCGTTACCAGCTGATCGTTCACAGGCGGTACCACGGCGAAAGTAAGCCATTCACCTGCCAAGTCTGCGGATCGGCGTTCGCCAACCCTGTAGAGTTATCTAGACACGGGAAATGTCATCTTG CGACGGGCGACCAGGCGGAGAGGCACGGGAAGAGGATGACTCAAGACAAGCCATACGCATGCACCACTTGCCATAAAACGTTCTCCCGTAAGGAGCATCTGGACAACCACGTCCGCAGCCATACCGGCGAGACGCCATACAG ATGCCAGTTTTGCGCGAAGACGTTTACGCGCAAGGAGCACATGGTAAACCACGTCCGGAAACACACGGGCGAGACTCCTCACCGCTGCGATATCTGTAAGAAGAGCTTCACGCGCAAAGAGCACTTCATGAACCACGTTATGTGGCACACAG GTGAAACACCGCATCATTGTCAAATATGTGGCAAGAAGTATACTAGGAAGGAGCATTTAGTGAATCATATGCGGTCGCATACGAACGATACCCCGTTCCGCTGCACGCTCTGTGGCAAGTCCTTCACGAGAAAGGAACACTTCACCAACCACATACTGTGGCATACGG GAGAGACGCCACATCGCTGCGACTTCTGTTCTAAAACATTTACCCGCAAGGAGCACCTACTGAACCACGTGAGGCAGCACACGGGCGAGTCGCCGCACCGCTGCAACTTCTGTTCCAAGTCGTTCACGCGGCGCGAGCATCTCGTCAACCACGTGCGACAACACACCGGGGAGACGCCCTTCCAATGCGGGTACTGCCCCAAGGCGTTCACGAGGAAGGACCATCTCG TGAACCACGTGCGTCAACACACGGGTGAATCCCCGCACAAGTGCACGTATTGCACGAAGTCCTTCACCCGCAAAGAACACCTGACGAACCACGTGAGGCAGCACACCGGCGAGTCGCCGCATCGCTGCTCATTCTGCGCCAAGTCATTCACCAGGAAGGAGCATCTCACTAACCATATCAG ACAACACACTGGGGAGACTCCACACAAGTGCACGTACTGCCCTCGAGCGTTCTCGCGCAAGGAGCATCTCAACAACCACGTGCGCCAACATACCGGGGATACGCCGCACACCTGCGGGTATTGCAACAAGAGCTTCACGCGCAAAGAACACCTCGTCAACCATGTCCG ACAACACACGGGCGAAACTCCGTTCAAGTGCACGTATTGTGCGAAGTCGTTCTCGCGGAAGGAACACCTGACCAACCACATCCACCTTCATACTGGGGAGACGCCACACAAGTGCCCGTTCTGCACCAAAACCTTCTCCCGAAAGGAGCATCTCACCAACCATGTCAG AATACACACGGGCGAGTCGCCGCATCGGTGCGAGTTCTGTCAGAAGACATTCACTCGCAAGGAGCATCTCacgaatcaccttaagcagCATACTGGTGACACGCCGCACGCCTGCAAGGTCTGCTCCAAACCCTTCACGAGAAAGGAACACCTTATCACGCATATGAG ATCACACAGTTGCGGCGAGCGACCCTACAGCTGCGGCGAGTGCGGGAAGTCTTTCCCCCTGAAAGGAAACTTGCTGTTCCACGAGCGATCTCACAACAAAggtggcggcggcgcgcgcccaTTCCGATGCGATATCTGCTCTAAAGACTTCATGTGTAAAG GACACTTGGTGACTCATCGACGCACGCATACGGATGCAGTTGAGTCTGGCGAACCTCCCGCGGACGGCGAAGACTGCGGCGACGGTGTGAAATGTGAAAAGGAGCCCGTGGAACGTAAACCCGATATCAG GACGTCGACGGAAAGCAGGCCGCAAGCAGAGCAGCAAGCTAACGTCGCACAACATCAACAGAACACGCCACAAACTACAGTCATGCAAATTACTAGCCAG CAAGTCCGCACGGCTGTGCCGACGAGTAGCGGCGGCGTGACGGGCACGTTCACGCACACGACGGGCGCGCAGCACCACGCCGGTGCGGCCATCGCCCACCACCCCGTCACTGTCAACTACTAG
- the LOC126368648 gene encoding zinc finger protein 271-like isoform X4: MNPEHHNINTGGGQPPGNSESQNQRVQAAQQQQQNNLTPTTSATDLRVNTAAVNVALSSVAKYWVFTNLFPGPVSVYGLPAGTRIENGKPVQDLGQTHASILNGDPNIILGHHAGQAQVAVSAAGTQQIPVSQIIAQTQSGQTHVPLVGHSQQQELSVQQAGGATQVTVSSNQQTHQQGHHSQQHIMQQQLMAAARPEHTNQQIQLTVSEDGIVTVVEPGGGKLVDKDELHEAIKMPGTDHTLTVHQLQQIVGQQVLDSVVRIEQATGEPANILVTHNPDGTTSIEASAADPLIVKDEKSAGKIETAQFAIPAEIKDIKGIDLKSVGAMGMEGAVVKISAGASEHDLHAMYKVNVEDLSQLLAYHEVFGKLNAEGQPQTKQVITEVEVEAGTSAAMPEDSSPGHHSCDLCGKIFQFRYQLIVHRRYHGESKPFTCQVCGSAFANPVELSRHGKCHLATGDQAERHGKRMTQDKPYACTTCHKTFSRKEHLDNHVRSHTGETPYRCQFCAKTFTRKEHMVNHVRKHTGETPHRCDICKKSFTRKEHFMNHVMWHTGETPHHCQICGKKYTRKEHLVNHMRSHTNDTPFRCTLCGKSFTRKEHFTNHILWHTGETPHRCDFCSKTFTRKEHLLNHVRQHTGESPHRCNFCSKSFTRREHLVNHVRQHTGETPFQCGYCPKAFTRKDHLVNHVRQHTGESPHKCTYCTKSFTRKEHLTNHVRQHTGESPHRCSFCAKSFTRKEHLTNHIRQHTGETPHKCTYCPRAFSRKEHLNNHVRQHTGDTPHTCGYCNKSFTRKEHLVNHVRQHTGETPFKCTYCAKSFSRKEHLTNHIHLHTGETPHKCPFCTKTFSRKEHLTNHVRIHTGESPHRCEFCQKTFTRKEHLTNHLKQHTGDTPHACKVCSKPFTRKEHLITHMRSHSCGERPYSCGECGKSFPLKGNLLFHERSHNKGGGGARPFRCDICSKDFMCKGHLVTHRRTHTDAVESGEPPADGEDCGDGVKCEKEPVERKPDIRTSTESRPQAEQQANVAQHQQNTPQTTVMQITSQQVRTAVPTSSGGVTGTFTHTTGAQHHAGAAIAHHPVTVNY; encoded by the exons ATGAATCCTGAGCACCACAATATCAATACGGGTGGTGGCCAACCTCCTGGGAATTCCGAG TCGCAGAATCAGAGGGTTCAGGCGGCTCAGCAACAACAGCAGAACAATCTGACTCCTACGACATCTGCCACGGATCTGCGAGTGAACACTGCGGCAGTTAACGTTGCTTTGTCTAGTGTCGCCAAGTATTGGGTATTTACAAATTTGTTCCCCGGGCCGGTGTCCGTGTATGGATTGCCTGCGGGAACCAGAATCGAAAACGGAAAACCTGTACAG GACCTTGGACAAACTCATGCAAGTATACTGAATGGTGACCCCAACATAATTTTGGGACACCATGCTGGGCAGGCTCAAGTGGCTGTCTCCGCTGCGGGGACACAGCAGATCCCTGTCTCCCAgattattgcacaaacacaatCGGGACAGACCCATG TTCCTCTGGTGGGACACAGTCAGCAGCAAGAGCTGTCAGTGCAACAAGCCGGGGGAGCTACACAGGTCACGGTCAGCTCCAACCAGCAAACTCATCAGCAG GGTCACCACTCGCAACAACACATAATGCAGCAGCAGTTGATGGCTGCTGCCCGCCCTGAACACACCAATCAACAG ATCCAGTTGACAGTGAGTGAAGATGGGATTGTGACCGTTGTGGAGCCAGGTGGTGGGAAACTGGTGGACAAAGACGAGCTTCATGAAGCCATCAAGATGCCTGGCACGGACCACACATTGACTGTGCATCAGCTTCAGCAGATTGTTGGGCAGCAG GTGTTAGACAGCGTGGTTCGCATCGAGCAAGCGACGGGCGAGCCAGCGAACATTCTCGTGACTCACAACCCCGACGGCACCACCTCCATAGAAGCCAGCGCCGCTGATCCCCTCATCGTCAAGGATGAGAAGAGTGCCGGCAAGATTGAGACTGCACAGTTCGCAATACCAGCCGAGATCAAAGATATTAAAGGGATAGATTTGAAG AGTGTCGGCGCAATGGGCATGGAGGGTGCCGTAGTGAAGATCTCCGCCGGCGCGTCGGAGCACGACTTGCACGCGATGTATAAAGTCAACGTGGAGGACTTGTCGCAACTGCTCGCGTATCATGAAGTATTCGGGAAACTCAACGCTGAAGGTCAACCACAGACTAAA CAAGTGATAACAGAAGTGGAAGTGGAAGCAGGCACGAGCGCCGCGATGCCCGAAGACTCGTCACCTGGCCACCACTCGTGCGACCTCTGCGGCAAGATATTCCAGTTCCGTTACCAGCTGATCGTTCACAGGCGGTACCACGGCGAAAGTAAGCCATTCACCTGCCAAGTCTGCGGATCGGCGTTCGCCAACCCTGTAGAGTTATCTAGACACGGGAAATGTCATCTTG CGACGGGCGACCAGGCGGAGAGGCACGGGAAGAGGATGACTCAAGACAAGCCATACGCATGCACCACTTGCCATAAAACGTTCTCCCGTAAGGAGCATCTGGACAACCACGTCCGCAGCCATACCGGCGAGACGCCATACAG ATGCCAGTTTTGCGCGAAGACGTTTACGCGCAAGGAGCACATGGTAAACCACGTCCGGAAACACACGGGCGAGACTCCTCACCGCTGCGATATCTGTAAGAAGAGCTTCACGCGCAAAGAGCACTTCATGAACCACGTTATGTGGCACACAG GTGAAACACCGCATCATTGTCAAATATGTGGCAAGAAGTATACTAGGAAGGAGCATTTAGTGAATCATATGCGGTCGCATACGAACGATACCCCGTTCCGCTGCACGCTCTGTGGCAAGTCCTTCACGAGAAAGGAACACTTCACCAACCACATACTGTGGCATACGG GAGAGACGCCACATCGCTGCGACTTCTGTTCTAAAACATTTACCCGCAAGGAGCACCTACTGAACCACGTGAGGCAGCACACGGGCGAGTCGCCGCACCGCTGCAACTTCTGTTCCAAGTCGTTCACGCGGCGCGAGCATCTCGTCAACCACGTGCGACAACACACCGGGGAGACGCCCTTCCAATGCGGGTACTGCCCCAAGGCGTTCACGAGGAAGGACCATCTCG TGAACCACGTGCGTCAACACACGGGTGAATCCCCGCACAAGTGCACGTATTGCACGAAGTCCTTCACCCGCAAAGAACACCTGACGAACCACGTGAGGCAGCACACCGGCGAGTCGCCGCATCGCTGCTCATTCTGCGCCAAGTCATTCACCAGGAAGGAGCATCTCACTAACCATATCAG ACAACACACTGGGGAGACTCCACACAAGTGCACGTACTGCCCTCGAGCGTTCTCGCGCAAGGAGCATCTCAACAACCACGTGCGCCAACATACCGGGGATACGCCGCACACCTGCGGGTATTGCAACAAGAGCTTCACGCGCAAAGAACACCTCGTCAACCATGTCCG ACAACACACGGGCGAAACTCCGTTCAAGTGCACGTATTGTGCGAAGTCGTTCTCGCGGAAGGAACACCTGACCAACCACATCCACCTTCATACTGGGGAGACGCCACACAAGTGCCCGTTCTGCACCAAAACCTTCTCCCGAAAGGAGCATCTCACCAACCATGTCAG AATACACACGGGCGAGTCGCCGCATCGGTGCGAGTTCTGTCAGAAGACATTCACTCGCAAGGAGCATCTCacgaatcaccttaagcagCATACTGGTGACACGCCGCACGCCTGCAAGGTCTGCTCCAAACCCTTCACGAGAAAGGAACACCTTATCACGCATATGAG ATCACACAGTTGCGGCGAGCGACCCTACAGCTGCGGCGAGTGCGGGAAGTCTTTCCCCCTGAAAGGAAACTTGCTGTTCCACGAGCGATCTCACAACAAAggtggcggcggcgcgcgcccaTTCCGATGCGATATCTGCTCTAAAGACTTCATGTGTAAAG GACACTTGGTGACTCATCGACGCACGCATACGGATGCAGTTGAGTCTGGCGAACCTCCCGCGGACGGCGAAGACTGCGGCGACGGTGTGAAATGTGAAAAGGAGCCCGTGGAACGTAAACCCGATATCAG GACGTCGACGGAAAGCAGGCCGCAAGCAGAGCAGCAAGCTAACGTCGCACAACATCAACAGAACACGCCACAAACTACAGTCATGCAAATTACTAGCCAG CAAGTCCGCACGGCTGTGCCGACGAGTAGCGGCGGCGTGACGGGCACGTTCACGCACACGACGGGCGCGCAGCACCACGCCGGTGCGGCCATCGCCCACCACCCCGTCACTGTCAACTACTAG